From the genome of Mucilaginibacter paludis DSM 18603:
GGCACCTGGTCGGCCTTTACCACGGTAGTTACCATGGGTGGCCCTATACTTGGGGGCGCTTTGGGCGATGCTGGTTTATGGCGCTATATTTTTTTCATCAACATTCCCATTGGCCTTGCTGCCCTGCTGATGTTGTGGCTGCGCGTAGATGAAACTAAAGATGCCAACCGGCATCCGCTGGATTTTGCTGGCGCTATCACCATTGCCCTTAGCCTGGCCTGCCTCACATTTGGCTTCTTGCGCGTCCCGGCGGTAGGTTGGCTTAACTGGCAGATCTATTGTGCATTAACGGCTGGCCTGTTGCTTTTGGCTGCATTTATTTATATTGAAAACAAAAGCAAATACCCCATGATGCCGCTTACCCTGTTTGCTAACCTCACTTTTAGCGGAGCTAACCTGTTGACCTTCTTTTTGTACGCGGGGCTGGGCACGGGTATGTTGTTTTTGGGTTTAAACCTGGTACAGGTACAAGGTTACAGCCAGTTACAATCAGGGCTTACCTTTTTGCCTTTCACGGTTTTGATGATCACCCTGGCCAGGTTTGCCGGGAGCCTGGCAGACAAACATGGGCCAAGGTTATTTTTGATAGGCGGCCCGGCACTGGCAGGTACAGGCTTGTTGATGCTTTCGTTTGTAAAACAAACCCAGGGCCCCGCCGGGTACTGGACATCATTTTTTCCGGGCATAATTGTTTTCGGACTGGGAATGTCGTTCACTGTGGCGCCGCTTACGGCAACAGTAATGGCTTCCGTCAGCGATCATTTTTCGGGAACGGCATCCGGGGTAAATAATGCCGTGACCAGGATCTCCAATGTATTTGCTAACGCGATATTGGGTGCTTTGGCCGTTTTGCTATTTTCGGGTGCATTACAACAGCATATCAAATCAGTGCCGTTGAATGATAGCAACCGGCAACTGGTGATGAGCCAGGGCGCCAATTTGGGTAACGCCAAAGTTCCGGAGAAAGTTAGTGCTCGCGACAGCGCCCTGGTTAAAGCTGCTTATCATCAAAGCTTTATTGATGCATACGCCTATATTATGCGGATTTCCGCAGGATTGGGCTTTTTAGGCGCACTCATGGCGGTAGGGTTTATTAAGAATGTAGTACCAAAAACCGGTAATTAACTCGCAAAAAAAGCCCGCAGACTTTAAGTTTGCGGGCTTTCACTATCGAAACGATTTATCTGTGATGTACGTTCCTTAATTTTGATTTGCTTACATAAACCTTTTTTCCACGGCCATTTACATAATAATAGCGGGAGTGTTTGTTGATATAGATGGTTTGACCACCTGGCCCTACCTTCGAATCGTATTTTTTATCACCAACGGCAGATGCGCCCTTTACGGCAACTTCGGCAGTCTTGTTTCCGATCTTATTGATGGTTTTACCCACTTTACCATCAGAAGGGGTTTGATGCTGAGCCATCGCCTGGAATGATAACAGCAAGGCCGGGATTATTAAGAATTTAATTTTTTTCATGATTACTATTTATTGATCGTCAGGATCTGTAATAGCAACATCGGTGCCACAATTAAGTTTTAGCCGGAATGCGATTAAAACCAGCTCCGGCTTCTGGCCCTTTTGAACTAACTGGGCATTCCAGACTTCCCGCGATATTGACGCAACGCTATTTATTCATTTCTCAGACTTTTGGCAGGATTTGCCAAAGCAGCTTTTATCGACTTAAAGCCGATGGTTGCCAATGCGATCAGAATGGCCGCAAATCCAGCAACAAAAAAGAGCCACCAAGATATATTAATGCGGTAAGCAAATGTTTGCAACCACTTTTGCATAAACCACCAGGCAATAGGCGTTATAATAACCACCGAAAGAAGCACCAGGTATACAAATTCTTTACTGAGCAAGGCTACAAGTTGTGTAACTGTGGCCCCCAATACCTTTCTAATACCTATCTCCTTTGTTCGCTGGCGTGTAAAGAATACCGTGAGGGCAAACAGCCCCATCACGGAAATCATGATGGCAATCACTGCAAAAAAGGTGAGGATCAGCTGAAGCTTAGTATAAGAAAGGAACAGCTTGTTAAAATTATCATCCAAAAAGGAATAACGGATCGGATAGGCGGGTTCAATACCTTTCCATGCATGTTCAATTGCTGCAACAGATTGCTGAACATGCCTGCTGTTTAATTTGACCACCATTGCACCACCTGACTGATACATGCATGCTTTATTACCTATAGTATACACTTCTGGCAGCACTTCCCTTTCAAAGCCCTCAACATGAAAATCTTTTACAACACCGACGATGTGCAATGGGATACTATCACAGTATGGAAAAGTGATAGTGCTGCCTATCGGGTTGGTGACACCCAGTTTTTTCGCTGCTGTTTCATTAATAATAGCTGAGCGGGTATTTTGATCAGCAACCCCATCTGTAAAATACCGGCCCTTTATTAAAGCGATTTGTAAAGTGTTAAAATAATCTTTACTGACCTTGACCGACGACAGGCGGTAGCCCTTGCCATTGTATTTGAAACCAATAGTCGAGGTATCCACAAACAGGTTATCTCCTGGCACCTTGGTAGTTTTAGCAACATATTTAACACCTGGTATAGATAACAAGGCACTTTGAACAGCGGAAAACCCGGCTTCCCTTGTTCGCTGTGTTACTTCAATTCGCATCACCTGATCGCCGGAAAATCCCTTGTCTTTACTTACCATATAATCCATCTGGTTATGGATAACCAAGATCGATATGATAAAAAAAACGGAAACCATAAACTGCAAAACGATCAGGCTGTTGCGTAAAAGTGTGCCTTTATTGCCACCGGAATAATTGCCTTTTAAAACTTTTGTAGTATTAAAACGCGACAAAAGTAAAGATGGGTACAACCCTGAAAGCAGGACGACGATCAACAAGCAAAGTGCTATTTGCCCCATAAGCATTAGCGTGTTGTTTTGTTGCCAAAAGCTTAATGTGATATTAAAAGAATGATTGATATAGGGAATTGCAAGGTAAACAATAATAGCCGCCATGCCTAAACTAATGAGGCATTGCAGGCTCGTTTCGATCATAAACTGGAGGATTAACTGCTTGCGGCTGGAACCCAGGACTTTGCGTACGCCGACTTCTTTTGCCCTATTGACTGCCTTTGCTATGGAAAGGTTACTGAAATTGATTGAACCTGCCAGTAATAACGATAGCGCGAGCGTCAACAGTATGGATACTACCTTGAACGGGCTGCTGCCATGCTTGGGGAAGTTATATATTTGGGGCACAGCATCTATAAACAGCGATGTTTCCTGACCGGCACGTTTATATCCTTCAAAAGATCTGCTATCTCTTTTTAAATGATCATTATAATATATCCTGTTGATGGCATCTTCTGTGTTAGGCTCAGAATTATAATGCTTTAGTTTAAGATAGGTTACAAAAGAATAATTTGCCCAAAAGTTGCCTTGTTTTTCATGGGGGTTGCGCATGAGCATTTTAACTGTAAGATGCGAAGGGCCTTTAGGCTCTTCCATTACGCCTGTTATTACGCACTGGATATCATTATAAACCTTGATCGTCTTTCCGGTGGGATCGGCATCACCAAACAACTTGTGGGATAGCTCTTCACTCAATATGGCAGCGTTTGGTTGATTCAAGGCGGCAGAGGCATCGCCCTTCAGTAACTTATAAGGAAATACTTTTAAAAAACTCGAATCAACGCTTACCACATTTTTCTGGTATATTTTTTTCCCATTGGCATCAAGTAAAACTTCATAGTCGCCAGAGGGCTGGATGGAGGTGGCGGCTTCCGCATCAGGAAATTGCCGAGCCAGCAGCGCTCCCAAAGGCGCAGGCGTCCGTTCCTGCACCTCTCCTTTCATTTGCATGGAAACTTTATAGACCTTGCTTAGTTCGGGACTCCATTTATCGTAGCTTAACTCATAATTAAGGTAAAGTAATATGATGATAAAGCTTGACAAAGCTGCGGCTAATCCAACAATATTGATGGCATTAAAACTTAGGTTACGAAAAGTATTTCGCCAGGCGGCTTTAAAATAATTCTTTAGCATGTCCTTATTTATGTCGTGAAAGTTCCATCAAATTTTATCAGGAAATACTGTGCCTTCTTTTTAAGACGCTGTATTTTAATTAATTATGACTTATCATTCATATCCACCTGTATCAAAACCGTACAGATGGTGTTCGTTTTCGAACTGCTCAGATTTGTCAACTTTTAAAAAGTTGACAAATCTTTATACATCCAAAAATAAAACAAAAGCAATAGTTAATAAATATAAAACACCATACAACCATCAAACCCAATTGTGTACCTTTGCAACAAGGCAGATCGTTCTATCGCTATGCGCTCAAACGCAGAGAGGAAAGTCCGGGCAACATAGAGCATCCTGCTTCCTAACGGGAAGGCGCCTTCAGTGGGCGACAGCAAGTGCCACAGAGAATATACCGCCACGGCGTTAAAACCGGGGTAAGGGTGAAAATGTGAGGTAAGAGCTCACAGCTATGTATGGCGACATGCATTGCGGTAAACCTCAGGAGTTGAAAAACCAAATAGGTCCCGAAAGTGAGGCTGCTCGCTTCCGTGTGGTTCGTTTAGGCGGGCCAACGTTGGGATGGGTAGGTTGATAGAGCCGGACAGCAATGTACGGAGCAGATTAATGATAGAAACCCGGGAAACCGGAGGACAGAACCCGGCTTACAGATGTGCTACTGAAACTTTAACCTCTTCTCTTTTTAGAGAAGGGGTTATTTTTTTACTTTTCAAAAACAGTATGCTTTTTTTTGTGTTTACTTTTCTATACAAATTTTATATAACTTAGACGCTTATTTTAACCCTACCTTAATAACTATTACATAAATATATGTCAAAGATCCTGATAATAGATGATGAACGGGCAATCAGAAATACACTCCGCGAAATTTTAGAATACGAAGACTACCTGGTTGATGATATAGACAATGGGATTGACGGCCTGGAGCTGATCCAGAAAAATGACTACGACCTGGTTCTTTGCGATATCAAAATGAATCGGATGGACGGTATGGAAGTACTTTCCGAAGGATTAGCTATCAAACCTGATCTTCCTTTTATCATGATATCCGGCCACGGCACCGTGGAAACCGCCGTTGAAGCCAGTAAAAAAGGCGCCTTTGATTTTATCTCGAAACCACCAGATCTGAATCGTTTATTGATTACGGTACGTAATGCCCTCGATCGCGGATCGTTGGTAACCGAAACCAAAGTATTAAAACGCAGGGTATCAAAAACCCGCGAAATTTTAGGCGAATCGCAAGGGATCAGCAAAATTAAAGAAACTATTGACAGAGTTGCCCCTACCGATGCCCGTGTACTGATAACAGGTGCCAACGGTGCCGGTAAGGAGTTGGTGGCACGCTGGCTTCACGAAAAATCACATCGTAACAACGCGCCGCTGATTGAGGTTAACTGCGCCGCCATACCATCCGAATTGATTGAAAGCGAATTATTCGGCCACGAAAAAGGGTCGTTTACGTCGGCTATCAAACAACGGATTGGTAAATTTGAATCGGCCAGCGGCGGAACTTTATTTTTGGACGAGATTGGCGATATGAGTCAGTCGGCACAAGCCAAAGTATTGCGTGCCTTGCAGGAAAACAAAATTACCCGCGTGGGTGGCGAGAAAGAAATTGATGTTGACGTGCGCGTGATAGCGGCAACTAACAAAGATTTGCTGAAAGAAATCGAAGCCGGTAATTTCCGGATGGACTTGTACCATCGCCTAAGCGTGATCCTGATCCATGTTCCGTCATTGGCAGAGCGCAGGGACGATATCGGCTTATTAGCGCAAAGCTTTCTGGAAGAAATTTGCAGCGACTACGGTATGCCGGTAAAACGGATGTCGGAGCCCGCTCTTGAAGCATTGAGGGCCCTGCCCTGGACCGGTAACATCCGCGAATTGCGTAACATGATTGAGCGTTTAATTATTTTAAGCGATAAAACCATTACCGATGGCGATGTAAAGGCCTTTGCTAACCCATCTGCTCCCGTTACGGCCATTGCTGCCGCGGCGCCGCAAACCGATTTCGATCAGTTTAAAAACTTCCAGGAATACAAGGATTTTGCCGAAAGGGAATACATCAAATTCAAGCTGGAAAAAAACAACTGGAACGTATCAAAAACAGCGGATGATATTGACATTCAGCGAAGCCACTTATACAGTAAAATTGAAAAATACGGCCTTAAAAGAGGCGAATAAGTTTAAGTAAGGGCCTGCGGGCCCTTACTGCTTTAATTAATACCATTGGCTATGGCCTTCCGTAATATTTCAGGATTGTCAGTGCAAACGCATTAAAAAATAAGAGGAGGCCCCTACGGAGCCAAAGCAGGTTAAAGGCCTCTATCCTATAAACAGGCGACTCCGCTGGAGTCAAAAACAAACCGTTAAGGAGCTCCGGTAGGAGCTTCCTGTTTATAGGGAACAAAAAGAAGAAGTTTTGGCTCCGTAGGCGCCCCCCCTTTTTTCAGGAGCTTTCCCTTTTTGCGCCAATAAAGTCAAATGAACTTTTTTAATGCGTTTGCCTTATCAGGTTTGTAAAATAATTTTGATTTATCCAATATCTCTCTATATTTGCCACAACTTACCTCAAGTAAATGAACGGTTTTAACATACATCAACTGCATCTGCATCATCGTACAAAGTAACGATTCGCATATCTGTATGTTTTTATTAACAAACCCGTTCCATCTTTTACTATTCTTAATACCAAATTTGTGAAAACACTTAAAATAGCGATCCAGAAATCGGGCCGCCTGAATGAAAAGTCTGTTGAATTATTAAAAAATTGCGGCTTAAATTTCGAGAACTACAAAAGCTCGCTTATTTCCCCGGTATCCAATTTTCCTTTAGAAATCCTTTTTCTTCGTGATGATGATATTCCTGAATACGTTCAGGACGGCATTGCCGACCTGGGTATTGTTGGCGAAAACATGATTGAAGAAACCGAAGTAGATGTTGATTACCTGCAACGTCTGGGTTTTGGAAAATGCACGTTGAAGATCGCCATCCCGAATAACAGCCCGGTTGAAACCCTGGCAGATCTGGGTGGTAAAGCCATTGCCACCTCCTACCCCGCCATCCTTGAAAAATTCCTGGTTAAAAACAATATTAAGGCCGATGTAAGGATGATCTCCGGTTCGGTGGAAATTTCGCCGGGCTTAGGCTTAAGCGATGCCATTTTTGATATTGTTTCCACCGGTGGAACGCTGAAAAGTAACGGATTGAAACCGTTTGCCGATGTGATGTCGTCGGAAGCAATCCTGATCGGTAACAAGAACATCGAGAATAAGGACCTGATAGAAGAGTTGATAGCCCGCATCCAATCGGTATTGCGCGCTAAAGAAACCAAATATGTAGTACTTAACGTAAGCAAAGCCAATTTGCAACAGGTAATTGATTTGCTTCCCGGCGTAAAAAGCCCTTCGGTGGTGCCTTTGGCCGAACCAGATTGGGTTGCAGTACATACCGTTATCCCCGAACGCGATTTTTGGGATAAGATCAGCAAGCTAAAACAAGCCGGAGCCCAGGGCATCGTAGTGATGCCGATTGAAAAGATCATCGTATAGGGCCCCGGCCCCCTGAAGGGGAGGAAGTATGCAAAACGAAACGATATTGATAACTATTGATAAGACATGACAGATATCAAAAAAGAAACTGAGGACATTAGCTCCCCCTTCAGGGGACTGGGGGGCTCATTTGCTTACAATGCTTTAACAGCAGCCGAACTTAAAGCATTGGTTCAGCGCAATGTGGATCCGGCGAACGAGATCAGAAGTGTTGTTGAGGAAGTAATAGCCCAGGTGCGTGAGTATGGCGACCGTGCCCTACTTGATTATGCGCACAAGTTTGATAAAGTTGACCTGCAAAAGCTTTATTTAGATAAGGAAGAACTGGCCGCCTTAGCCTCTACGCTGTTACCCGAGCAAAAACAAGCTTTGGAAACTGCCTATCAAAACATCAAAAAATTCCATCAAACACAATTAAAAACCGAAGACAAAGTTGAAACCATGCCCGGCGTTACCTGCTGGCGCGAGTTGCGGCCCATTGAGCGTGTAGGTTTATATATCCCCGGCGGAACCGCTGTTTTGCCAAGCACCTTGCTGATGTTAGGTATCCCTGCCCAAATTGCAGGCTGCCACCAGATTGTAGTTTGCTCCCCCCCGCAAAAAAGCGGTAAGGTAAATGCTTTTATAGCCTACGTTACCCAATTGCTTGGGATTGAGAAAATTTACCTGGCAGGTGGCGCCCAGGCTATTGCCGCGATGGCCTACGGTACCGAAACAATTCCATCGGTTGATAAGATATTCGGCCCTGGCAATCAGTTTGTCACCAAGGCTAAAACCATCATCCAATCAACCACCACCTGTGCTATTGATATGCCTGCCGGGCCGTCAGAAGTTTTAGTTATTGCTGATGGAACCAGCAACCCAGACTATGTAGCCGCAGATCTATTGGCGCAGGCCGAGCACGGTACCGACAGTCAATCTATTTTGGTAAGTACATCGCAAAGCATCATCGACCTAACCAATAAGGCGCTTGAAAAGCAGTTGCCTACGTTACCAAGAGCAGAGATTGCCGGTAACGCGATAGCTAACTCTTATTCTGTTTTGGTGAATGATTTGGATCAGGCCATGCAATTCAGCAACCTGTATGCCCCCGAGCATTTAATATTAGCTACCGAAAGCTGGCAGTCGGTTGTCAACCAGATTATTAACGCCGGGTCAGTATTTTTAGGAAACTTAACGCCCGAGAGTGTTGGCGATTATGCCTCGGGAACTAACCATACCTTGCCTACCAGCGCTTATGCCAGGGCCTATTCGGGTGTATCGGTTGATTCCTTTGTAAAAAAGATCACCTTTCAGCATATATCGCCGAAAGGCATACAAAACATTGGGCCTACGGTAGAAATTTTGGCCGAGTTGGAAGGTTTGCATGCGCATAAAAATGCGGTAAGTTTGAGAATGGGGAAATAAAAATCAACAAAATCGTCATTGCGAGTATCCGATCCGGCCAGCCGGAAAAAACAGGGATGACATTCGAAACCTGTAAGATGTTTTTCGCAAAAAAGAAAAGTGCGCAAAGGCCCGACTGCACGCCGGGCCGGGTTTGGCCTGTGGGCGGAAGGATCGGGCAGTCTTGACTTTTTGGTTACTTTTGTGTCAAGACAAATTGCGTCAGCAATCATTCACACCAAAAACAAACAACAGTGAATAACGTAACAGCCCTTCACGCGGCGATTGAGCGTGCCGATGCTATAAATTAAGGATACTGATTGTCAGTGTAAAAATAAACATACTGATAATCAACACATTAACAATGCGTCGTTATAAGGAACGAAGCAATCTTTACGTAAGCCGGTCGAAGATACTAATCGGACCTGTACAACATAGAGATTGCTTCGTTCCTCGCAATGACGCTCTAAGAAATAACATTATGTTTAGCGTAAATAACATTCTTCGCAATAATATCAAAAACCTCACACCCTACTCATCAGCACGTGATGAATTTCAGGGGGAGGCCAGTGTTTATTTGGATGCCAACGAAAATGCCTTCGGCTCTCCTTTGCACGAGCAATATAACCGTTACCCCGATCCTTTACAAATAGCCGTAAAAAAGCGTTTGAGCGAGATTAAGGGCGTACCGGTACCCAATATATTTTTAGGTAACGGTAGCGACGAGGCTATCGATATCCTATTCCGCAGCTTTTGCAACCCCGGTATTGATAACGTCATCATCGTACCGCCAACTTATGGCATGTACCAGGTATCGGCCAATATTAATGATGTAGAGGCGCGCAAAGTTAACCTCACGGTTGATTATCAGCTCAATATGGAGGGCATTGCCGAAGCGATTGACGAGCATACTAAAATGATTTTCATCTGCTCGCCTAATAACCCCACCGGCAACTCCATTAACCGTACCGATGTAGAAACCTTACTGGCAAACTTTAACGGTATTGTAGTGGTTGATGAGGCTTATATTAATTACAGCAGGCAAAAAACCTTTATACAGGAGCTTACCGAATATGCTAACCTGGTGGTACTGCAAACGCTATCTAAAGCCTGGGGCCTGGCAGGTTTGCGTTTGGGTATGGCCTTTGCCAGCGAAGAAATTATTGAGGTGATGAATAAGGTGAAGCCACCGTATAACATTAATGAAGCCACCCAGCAACTGGTATTGCAAGCCTTGCAGAATGTTGACCAGGTAAACCACTGGATTAAACAAACGCTTTTAGAGCGGGATAAGCTGGTACTCAGTTTAAAGCGTTTTGATTTTGTGCAGGATATTTACCCATCGGATGCTAACTTTATTTTGGTTAAAACAACTGATGCCAGGGGGATTTACAATCATCTGGTAGGCCAGGGTATTATTGTGCGCGACCGCTCTAAGGTAGAATTGTGCGAGGGTTGCTTGAGGATTACCGTTGGCACACCGGAAGAAAATGTAACGCTCACAGAAACGCTGGAAACCATGAGTTTGATTTAATCATGACGCTTGAATACATCGTAACCGATTTAGAGCGTATCGGTGATGAACTAATTATTTTTCAAAAAGATGAGCTATCTATCAATTCAGAAATTGTACTGCTTGAAGCTGAAGATGGCAACACAATAAGAGTAAAAGATGGTGCGAAATACGTGTATTTTTTAGAAGTTGGTACAGCTAAAGATTTTATAAGCGATTGGCTTGCAGCTTTACCAAGTAAACCAACCGCTAAGCAAATTGCTTTAAGACTTTTTGAATACGGTGTAAATGATGCTTAGTTAAAATTAACGGACCCTGCCAACCGGGAAAAAAATAAGGATGACGTTTGAACCTTA
Proteins encoded in this window:
- the hisG gene encoding ATP phosphoribosyltransferase translates to MKTLKIAIQKSGRLNEKSVELLKNCGLNFENYKSSLISPVSNFPLEILFLRDDDIPEYVQDGIADLGIVGENMIEETEVDVDYLQRLGFGKCTLKIAIPNNSPVETLADLGGKAIATSYPAILEKFLVKNNIKADVRMISGSVEISPGLGLSDAIFDIVSTGGTLKSNGLKPFADVMSSEAILIGNKNIENKDLIEELIARIQSVLRAKETKYVVLNVSKANLQQVIDLLPGVKSPSVVPLAEPDWVAVHTVIPERDFWDKISKLKQAGAQGIVVMPIEKIIV
- a CDS encoding MFS transporter → MQTVALHSTQGKWVMVSAILASAMAFIDGTALNVVLPSLQQSLKANGTDLFWIINAYLLMLAALILIGGSLGDQLGRKKIFMVGISVFISGSLACGFAPDVTFLILFRIIQGIGGALMIPGSLSLISSSINENERGKAIGTWSAFTTVVTMGGPILGGALGDAGLWRYIFFINIPIGLAALLMLWLRVDETKDANRHPLDFAGAITIALSLACLTFGFLRVPAVGWLNWQIYCALTAGLLLLAAFIYIENKSKYPMMPLTLFANLTFSGANLLTFFLYAGLGTGMLFLGLNLVQVQGYSQLQSGLTFLPFTVLMITLARFAGSLADKHGPRLFLIGGPALAGTGLLMLSFVKQTQGPAGYWTSFFPGIIVFGLGMSFTVAPLTATVMASVSDHFSGTASGVNNAVTRISNVFANAILGALAVLLFSGALQQHIKSVPLNDSNRQLVMSQGANLGNAKVPEKVSARDSALVKAAYHQSFIDAYAYIMRISAGLGFLGALMAVGFIKNVVPKTGN
- a CDS encoding sigma-54-dependent transcriptional regulator, giving the protein MSKILIIDDERAIRNTLREILEYEDYLVDDIDNGIDGLELIQKNDYDLVLCDIKMNRMDGMEVLSEGLAIKPDLPFIMISGHGTVETAVEASKKGAFDFISKPPDLNRLLITVRNALDRGSLVTETKVLKRRVSKTREILGESQGISKIKETIDRVAPTDARVLITGANGAGKELVARWLHEKSHRNNAPLIEVNCAAIPSELIESELFGHEKGSFTSAIKQRIGKFESASGGTLFLDEIGDMSQSAQAKVLRALQENKITRVGGEKEIDVDVRVIAATNKDLLKEIEAGNFRMDLYHRLSVILIHVPSLAERRDDIGLLAQSFLEEICSDYGMPVKRMSEPALEALRALPWTGNIRELRNMIERLIILSDKTITDGDVKAFANPSAPVTAIAAAAPQTDFDQFKNFQEYKDFAEREYIKFKLEKNNWNVSKTADDIDIQRSHLYSKIEKYGLKRGE
- the hisC gene encoding histidinol-phosphate transaminase, producing the protein MFSVNNILRNNIKNLTPYSSARDEFQGEASVYLDANENAFGSPLHEQYNRYPDPLQIAVKKRLSEIKGVPVPNIFLGNGSDEAIDILFRSFCNPGIDNVIIVPPTYGMYQVSANINDVEARKVNLTVDYQLNMEGIAEAIDEHTKMIFICSPNNPTGNSINRTDVETLLANFNGIVVVDEAYINYSRQKTFIQELTEYANLVVLQTLSKAWGLAGLRLGMAFASEEIIEVMNKVKPPYNINEATQQLVLQALQNVDQVNHWIKQTLLERDKLVLSLKRFDFVQDIYPSDANFILVKTTDARGIYNHLVGQGIIVRDRSKVELCEGCLRITVGTPEENVTLTETLETMSLI
- the hisD gene encoding histidinol dehydrogenase, with the protein product MTDIKKETEDISSPFRGLGGSFAYNALTAAELKALVQRNVDPANEIRSVVEEVIAQVREYGDRALLDYAHKFDKVDLQKLYLDKEELAALASTLLPEQKQALETAYQNIKKFHQTQLKTEDKVETMPGVTCWRELRPIERVGLYIPGGTAVLPSTLLMLGIPAQIAGCHQIVVCSPPQKSGKVNAFIAYVTQLLGIEKIYLAGGAQAIAAMAYGTETIPSVDKIFGPGNQFVTKAKTIIQSTTTCAIDMPAGPSEVLVIADGTSNPDYVAADLLAQAEHGTDSQSILVSTSQSIIDLTNKALEKQLPTLPRAEIAGNAIANSYSVLVNDLDQAMQFSNLYAPEHLILATESWQSVVNQIINAGSVFLGNLTPESVGDYASGTNHTLPTSAYARAYSGVSVDSFVKKITFQHISPKGIQNIGPTVEILAELEGLHAHKNAVSLRMGK
- a CDS encoding ABC transporter permease, whose amino-acid sequence is MLKNYFKAAWRNTFRNLSFNAINIVGLAAALSSFIIILLYLNYELSYDKWSPELSKVYKVSMQMKGEVQERTPAPLGALLARQFPDAEAATSIQPSGDYEVLLDANGKKIYQKNVVSVDSSFLKVFPYKLLKGDASAALNQPNAAILSEELSHKLFGDADPTGKTIKVYNDIQCVITGVMEEPKGPSHLTVKMLMRNPHEKQGNFWANYSFVTYLKLKHYNSEPNTEDAINRIYYNDHLKRDSRSFEGYKRAGQETSLFIDAVPQIYNFPKHGSSPFKVVSILLTLALSLLLAGSINFSNLSIAKAVNRAKEVGVRKVLGSSRKQLILQFMIETSLQCLISLGMAAIIVYLAIPYINHSFNITLSFWQQNNTLMLMGQIALCLLIVVLLSGLYPSLLLSRFNTTKVLKGNYSGGNKGTLLRNSLIVLQFMVSVFFIISILVIHNQMDYMVSKDKGFSGDQVMRIEVTQRTREAGFSAVQSALLSIPGVKYVAKTTKVPGDNLFVDTSTIGFKYNGKGYRLSSVKVSKDYFNTLQIALIKGRYFTDGVADQNTRSAIINETAAKKLGVTNPIGSTITFPYCDSIPLHIVGVVKDFHVEGFEREVLPEVYTIGNKACMYQSGGAMVVKLNSRHVQQSVAAIEHAWKGIEPAYPIRYSFLDDNFNKLFLSYTKLQLILTFFAVIAIMISVMGLFALTVFFTRQRTKEIGIRKVLGATVTQLVALLSKEFVYLVLLSVVIITPIAWWFMQKWLQTFAYRINISWWLFFVAGFAAILIALATIGFKSIKAALANPAKSLRNE